A part of Miscanthus floridulus cultivar M001 chromosome 6, ASM1932011v1, whole genome shotgun sequence genomic DNA contains:
- the LOC136456159 gene encoding beta-galactosidase 2-like isoform X3, giving the protein MAPAAPAGLAAVVVAVAVLAAAVSAAVTYDRKAVVVNGQRRILMSGSIHYPRSVPEMWPDLIQKAKDGGLDVVQTYVFWNGHEPSRGQYYFEGRYDLVHFIKLVKQAGLYVHLRIGPYVCAEWNFGGFPVWLKYVPGISFRTDNEPFKAEMQKFTTKIVDMMKSEGLFEWQGGPIILSQIENEFGPLEWDQGEPAKAYASWAANMAVALNTSVPWVMCKEDDAPDPIINTCNGFYCDWFAPNKPHKPTMWTEAWTSWYTGFGIPVPHRPVEDLAYGVAKFIQKGGSFVNYYMYHGGTNFGRTAGGPFIATSYDYDAPIDEYGLLREPKWGHLKELHKAIKLCEPALVAGDPIVTSLGNAQQASVFRSSTDACVAFLENKDKVSYGRVSFNGMHYNLPPWSISILPDCKTTVYNTARVGSQISQMKMEWAGGFTWQSYNEDINSLGDESFATVGLLEQINMTRDNTDYLWYTTYVDVAQDEQFLSNGKNPMLTVMSAGHALHIFVNGQLTDDPRLTYRGNVKLWPGSNTISCLSIAVGLPNVGEHFETWNAGILGPVTLDGLNEGRRDLTWQKWTYKVGLKGEDLSLHSLSGSSSVEWGEPMQKQPLTWYKAFFNAPDGDEPLALDMSSMGKGQIWINGQGIGRYWPGYKASGTCGICDYRGEYDEKKCQTNCGDTSQRWYHVPRSWLNPTGNLLVIFEEWGGDPTGISMVKRTTGSICADVSEWQPSMTNWRTKDYEKAKIHLQCDHGRKMTDIKFASFGTPQGSCGSYFEGGCHAHKSYDIFWKNCIGQERCGVSVVPDVFGGDPCPGTMKRAVVEAICG; this is encoded by the exons ATGGCCCCCGCGGCGCCGGCGGGCCTCGCCGCCGTCGTGGTCGCGGTTGCCGTGCTCGCCGCCGCGGTGTCGGCGGCCGTCACCTACGACCGCAAGGCCGTGGTGGTGAATGGCCAGCGCCGGATCCTGATGTCCGGCTCCATCCACTACCCAAGGAGTGTCCCCGAG ATGTGGCCGGATCTGATACAGAAGGCCAAGGACggcggcctcgacgtcgtgcagacCTACGTCTTCTGGAACGGCCATGAGCCCTCCCGTGGACAG TACTACTTCGAGGGGCGGTATGATCTGGTGCACTTCATCAAGCTGGTGAAGCAGGCCGGACTCTACGTGCACCTCCGCATTGGCCCCTACGTCTGCGCCGAGTGGAATTTTGG TGGTTTCCCTGTTTGGCTCAAGTATGTCCCGGGCATCAGCTTTAGGACCGATAATGAACCGTTCAAG GCTGAGATGCAGAAATTCACCACGAAGATCGTTGACATGATGAAGTCCGAAGGGCTCTTTGAATGGCAGGGAGGGCCAATAATCCTCTCCCAG ATTGAGAATGAGTTTGGGCCCTTGGAGTGGGATCAGGGAGAGCCTGCCAAGGCCTACGCATCATGGGCAGCTAACATGGCAGTTGCACTCAACACAAGTGTTCCATGGGTCATGTGCAAAGAAGATGATGCCCCGGATCCAATT ATTAATACTTGCAACGGATTTTATTGTGACTGGTTCGCCCCAAACAAACCTCACAAGCCTACCATGTGGACTGAGGCTTGGACATCTTG GTATACAGGATTTGGTATTCCAGTCCCACATAGACCAGTAGAGGATCTAGCATATGGTGTTGCCAAGTTTATTCAGAAGGGTGGCTCTTTTGTTAATTATTACATG TATCATGGAGGAACAAATTTTGGGCGCACAGCTGGTGGTCCATTCATTGCAACTAGCTACGACTATGATGCTCCTATTGATGAATATG GCTTACTGAGAGAACCAAAATGGGGTCACTTGAAGGAGTTGCATAAAGCTATCAAGCTTTGTGAACCAGCATTGGTTGCAGGAGACCCAATTGTAACTTCACTTGGCAATGCTCAGCAG GCATCTGTTTTTAGATCAAGCACTGATGCTTGTGTGGCCTTCCTTGAGAACAAGGATAAAGTATCTTATGGTAGGGTATCATTCAATGGAATGCATTATAATCTACCTCCCTGGTCCATAAGTATTCTCCCAGACTGCAAAACAACAGTTTACAACACTGCCAGG GTTGGAAGTCAGATTTCACAAATGAAAATGGAATGGGCTGGAGGATTCACATGGCAATCATACAATGAGGATATAAACTCCTTGGGTGATGAATCATTTGCAACAGTAGGGTTACTGGAACAGATAAATATGACAAGGGATAACACAGACTACTTATGGTATACAACATA CGTTGATGTTGCTCAGGATGAGCAGTTTCTCAGTAATGGGAAGAATCCAATGCTAACTGTTATGTCGGCTGGTCATGCTTTGCATATTTTCGTTAATGGACAACTAACTG ATGATCCAAGATTGACATATCGTGGAAATGTGAAACTTTGGCCAGGCAGTAACACTATTTCATGCTTAAGTATAGCAGTTGGTCTCCCG AATGTGGGAGAACATTTTGAGACTTGGAATGCTGGAATTCTAGGTCCTGTGACACTCGATGGCCTAAATGAGGGAAGAAGAGATCTCACGTGGCAGAAATGGACCTATAAG GTTGGTCTGAAAGGTGAGGATTTGAGTCTTCATTCACTTAGTGGTAGCTCTTCAGTAGAGTGGGGAGAACCCATGCAGAAGCAGCCTCTGACATGGTACAAG GCTTTCTTCAATGCACCTGACGGGGATGAGCCATTAGCTTTGGATATGAGTAGCATGGGTAAAGGTCAAATCTGGATAAACGGACAAGGTATTGGAAGGTATTGGCCTGGCTACAAAGCTTCTGGAACCTGTGGAATCTGTGATTACCGTGGAGAGTATGATGAAAAGAAGTGCCAAACCAACTGTGGTGACACTTCTCAGAGATG GTACCATGTTCCACGTTCATGGCTTAATCCGACGGGGAACCTTTTGGTTATATTTGAGGAGTGGGGTGGTGATCCTACTGGAATCTCGATGGTGAAAAGAACAACAGGGAGTATCTGTGCTGATGTCTCTGAATGGCAACCATCAATGACGAACTGGCGTACAAAAGACTATGAGAAAGCCAAGATCCACCTCCAGTGTGATCATGGACGGAAGATGACTGACATAAAGTTCGCCAGCTTTGGCACACCACAGGGCTCCTGTGGGAGCTACTTTGAAGGTGGCTGTCATGCACACAAGTCATACGACATATTTTGGAAG AACTGCATTGGTCAAGAGCGCTGTGGGGTAAGCGTGGTTCCAGATGTATTTGGTGGGGATCCATGCCCTGGGACTATGAAAAGAGCCGTTGTTGAGGCTATATGCGGTTGA
- the LOC136456159 gene encoding beta-galactosidase 2-like isoform X2 — protein sequence MAPAAPAGLAAVVVAVAVLAAAVSAAVTYDRKAVVVNGQRRILMSGSIHYPRSVPEMWPDLIQKAKDGGLDVVQTYVFWNGHEPSRGQYYFEGRYDLVHFIKLVKQAGLYVHLRIGPYVCAEWNFGGFPVWLKYVPGISFRTDNEPFKAEMQKFTTKIVDMMKSEGLFEWQGGPIILSQIENEFGPLEWDQGEPAKAYASWAANMAVALNTSVPWVMCKEDDAPDPIINTCNGFYCDWFAPNKPHKPTMWTEAWTSWYTGFGIPVPHRPVEDLAYGVAKFIQKGGSFVNYYMYHGGTNFGRTAGGPFIATSYDYDAPIDEYGLLREPKWGHLKELHKAIKLCEPALVAGDPIVTSLGNAQQASVFRSSTDACVAFLENKDKVSYGRVSFNGMHYNLPPWSISILPDCKTTVYNTARVGSQISQMKMEWAGGFTWQSYNEDINSLGDESFATVGLLEQINMTRDNTDYLWYTTYVDVAQDEQFLSNGKNPMLTVMSAGHALHIFVNGQLTGTVYGSVDDPRLTYRGNVKLWPGSNTISCLSIAVGLPNVGEHFETWNAGILGPVTLDGLNEGRRDLTWQKWTYKVGLKGEDLSLHSLSGSSSVEWGEPMQKQPLTWYKAFFNAPDGDEPLALDMSSMGKGQIWINGQGIGRYWPGYKASGTCGICDYRGEYDEKKCQTNCGDTSQRWYHVPRSWLNPTGNLLVIFEEWGGDPTGISMVKRTTGSICADVSEWQPSMTNWRTKDYEKAKIHLQCDHGRKMTDIKFASFGTPQGSCGSYFEGGCHAHKSYDIFWKNCIGQERCGVSVVPDVFGGDPCPGTMKRAVVEAICG from the exons ATGGCCCCCGCGGCGCCGGCGGGCCTCGCCGCCGTCGTGGTCGCGGTTGCCGTGCTCGCCGCCGCGGTGTCGGCGGCCGTCACCTACGACCGCAAGGCCGTGGTGGTGAATGGCCAGCGCCGGATCCTGATGTCCGGCTCCATCCACTACCCAAGGAGTGTCCCCGAG ATGTGGCCGGATCTGATACAGAAGGCCAAGGACggcggcctcgacgtcgtgcagacCTACGTCTTCTGGAACGGCCATGAGCCCTCCCGTGGACAG TACTACTTCGAGGGGCGGTATGATCTGGTGCACTTCATCAAGCTGGTGAAGCAGGCCGGACTCTACGTGCACCTCCGCATTGGCCCCTACGTCTGCGCCGAGTGGAATTTTGG TGGTTTCCCTGTTTGGCTCAAGTATGTCCCGGGCATCAGCTTTAGGACCGATAATGAACCGTTCAAG GCTGAGATGCAGAAATTCACCACGAAGATCGTTGACATGATGAAGTCCGAAGGGCTCTTTGAATGGCAGGGAGGGCCAATAATCCTCTCCCAG ATTGAGAATGAGTTTGGGCCCTTGGAGTGGGATCAGGGAGAGCCTGCCAAGGCCTACGCATCATGGGCAGCTAACATGGCAGTTGCACTCAACACAAGTGTTCCATGGGTCATGTGCAAAGAAGATGATGCCCCGGATCCAATT ATTAATACTTGCAACGGATTTTATTGTGACTGGTTCGCCCCAAACAAACCTCACAAGCCTACCATGTGGACTGAGGCTTGGACATCTTG GTATACAGGATTTGGTATTCCAGTCCCACATAGACCAGTAGAGGATCTAGCATATGGTGTTGCCAAGTTTATTCAGAAGGGTGGCTCTTTTGTTAATTATTACATG TATCATGGAGGAACAAATTTTGGGCGCACAGCTGGTGGTCCATTCATTGCAACTAGCTACGACTATGATGCTCCTATTGATGAATATG GCTTACTGAGAGAACCAAAATGGGGTCACTTGAAGGAGTTGCATAAAGCTATCAAGCTTTGTGAACCAGCATTGGTTGCAGGAGACCCAATTGTAACTTCACTTGGCAATGCTCAGCAG GCATCTGTTTTTAGATCAAGCACTGATGCTTGTGTGGCCTTCCTTGAGAACAAGGATAAAGTATCTTATGGTAGGGTATCATTCAATGGAATGCATTATAATCTACCTCCCTGGTCCATAAGTATTCTCCCAGACTGCAAAACAACAGTTTACAACACTGCCAGG GTTGGAAGTCAGATTTCACAAATGAAAATGGAATGGGCTGGAGGATTCACATGGCAATCATACAATGAGGATATAAACTCCTTGGGTGATGAATCATTTGCAACAGTAGGGTTACTGGAACAGATAAATATGACAAGGGATAACACAGACTACTTATGGTATACAACATA CGTTGATGTTGCTCAGGATGAGCAGTTTCTCAGTAATGGGAAGAATCCAATGCTAACTGTTATGTCGGCTGGTCATGCTTTGCATATTTTCGTTAATGGACAACTAACTG GAACTGTGTATGGAAGTGTAGATGATCCAAGATTGACATATCGTGGAAATGTGAAACTTTGGCCAGGCAGTAACACTATTTCATGCTTAAGTATAGCAGTTGGTCTCCCG AATGTGGGAGAACATTTTGAGACTTGGAATGCTGGAATTCTAGGTCCTGTGACACTCGATGGCCTAAATGAGGGAAGAAGAGATCTCACGTGGCAGAAATGGACCTATAAG GTTGGTCTGAAAGGTGAGGATTTGAGTCTTCATTCACTTAGTGGTAGCTCTTCAGTAGAGTGGGGAGAACCCATGCAGAAGCAGCCTCTGACATGGTACAAG GCTTTCTTCAATGCACCTGACGGGGATGAGCCATTAGCTTTGGATATGAGTAGCATGGGTAAAGGTCAAATCTGGATAAACGGACAAGGTATTGGAAGGTATTGGCCTGGCTACAAAGCTTCTGGAACCTGTGGAATCTGTGATTACCGTGGAGAGTATGATGAAAAGAAGTGCCAAACCAACTGTGGTGACACTTCTCAGAGATG GTACCATGTTCCACGTTCATGGCTTAATCCGACGGGGAACCTTTTGGTTATATTTGAGGAGTGGGGTGGTGATCCTACTGGAATCTCGATGGTGAAAAGAACAACAGGGAGTATCTGTGCTGATGTCTCTGAATGGCAACCATCAATGACGAACTGGCGTACAAAAGACTATGAGAAAGCCAAGATCCACCTCCAGTGTGATCATGGACGGAAGATGACTGACATAAAGTTCGCCAGCTTTGGCACACCACAGGGCTCCTGTGGGAGCTACTTTGAAGGTGGCTGTCATGCACACAAGTCATACGACATATTTTGGAAG AACTGCATTGGTCAAGAGCGCTGTGGGGTAAGCGTGGTTCCAGATGTATTTGGTGGGGATCCATGCCCTGGGACTATGAAAAGAGCCGTTGTTGAGGCTATATGCGGTTGA
- the LOC136456159 gene encoding beta-galactosidase 2-like isoform X1, with product MAPAAPAGLAAVVVAVAVLAAAVSAAVTYDRKAVVVNGQRRILMSGSIHYPRSVPEMWPDLIQKAKDGGLDVVQTYVFWNGHEPSRGQYYFEGRYDLVHFIKLVKQAGLYVHLRIGPYVCAEWNFGGFPVWLKYVPGISFRTDNEPFKAEMQKFTTKIVDMMKSEGLFEWQGGPIILSQIENEFGPLEWDQGEPAKAYASWAANMAVALNTSVPWVMCKEDDAPDPIINTCNGFYCDWFAPNKPHKPTMWTEAWTSWYTGFGIPVPHRPVEDLAYGVAKFIQKGGSFVNYYMYHGGTNFGRTAGGPFIATSYDYDAPIDEYGLLREPKWGHLKELHKAIKLCEPALVAGDPIVTSLGNAQQASVFRSSTDACVAFLENKDKVSYGRVSFNGMHYNLPPWSISILPDCKTTVYNTARVGSQISQMKMEWAGGFTWQSYNEDINSLGDESFATVGLLEQINMTRDNTDYLWYTTYVDVAQDEQFLSNGKNPMLTVMSAGHALHIFVNGQLTGKTKGSLSLSLSLLIFIMLSNSLAGTVYGSVDDPRLTYRGNVKLWPGSNTISCLSIAVGLPNVGEHFETWNAGILGPVTLDGLNEGRRDLTWQKWTYKVGLKGEDLSLHSLSGSSSVEWGEPMQKQPLTWYKAFFNAPDGDEPLALDMSSMGKGQIWINGQGIGRYWPGYKASGTCGICDYRGEYDEKKCQTNCGDTSQRWYHVPRSWLNPTGNLLVIFEEWGGDPTGISMVKRTTGSICADVSEWQPSMTNWRTKDYEKAKIHLQCDHGRKMTDIKFASFGTPQGSCGSYFEGGCHAHKSYDIFWKNCIGQERCGVSVVPDVFGGDPCPGTMKRAVVEAICG from the exons ATGGCCCCCGCGGCGCCGGCGGGCCTCGCCGCCGTCGTGGTCGCGGTTGCCGTGCTCGCCGCCGCGGTGTCGGCGGCCGTCACCTACGACCGCAAGGCCGTGGTGGTGAATGGCCAGCGCCGGATCCTGATGTCCGGCTCCATCCACTACCCAAGGAGTGTCCCCGAG ATGTGGCCGGATCTGATACAGAAGGCCAAGGACggcggcctcgacgtcgtgcagacCTACGTCTTCTGGAACGGCCATGAGCCCTCCCGTGGACAG TACTACTTCGAGGGGCGGTATGATCTGGTGCACTTCATCAAGCTGGTGAAGCAGGCCGGACTCTACGTGCACCTCCGCATTGGCCCCTACGTCTGCGCCGAGTGGAATTTTGG TGGTTTCCCTGTTTGGCTCAAGTATGTCCCGGGCATCAGCTTTAGGACCGATAATGAACCGTTCAAG GCTGAGATGCAGAAATTCACCACGAAGATCGTTGACATGATGAAGTCCGAAGGGCTCTTTGAATGGCAGGGAGGGCCAATAATCCTCTCCCAG ATTGAGAATGAGTTTGGGCCCTTGGAGTGGGATCAGGGAGAGCCTGCCAAGGCCTACGCATCATGGGCAGCTAACATGGCAGTTGCACTCAACACAAGTGTTCCATGGGTCATGTGCAAAGAAGATGATGCCCCGGATCCAATT ATTAATACTTGCAACGGATTTTATTGTGACTGGTTCGCCCCAAACAAACCTCACAAGCCTACCATGTGGACTGAGGCTTGGACATCTTG GTATACAGGATTTGGTATTCCAGTCCCACATAGACCAGTAGAGGATCTAGCATATGGTGTTGCCAAGTTTATTCAGAAGGGTGGCTCTTTTGTTAATTATTACATG TATCATGGAGGAACAAATTTTGGGCGCACAGCTGGTGGTCCATTCATTGCAACTAGCTACGACTATGATGCTCCTATTGATGAATATG GCTTACTGAGAGAACCAAAATGGGGTCACTTGAAGGAGTTGCATAAAGCTATCAAGCTTTGTGAACCAGCATTGGTTGCAGGAGACCCAATTGTAACTTCACTTGGCAATGCTCAGCAG GCATCTGTTTTTAGATCAAGCACTGATGCTTGTGTGGCCTTCCTTGAGAACAAGGATAAAGTATCTTATGGTAGGGTATCATTCAATGGAATGCATTATAATCTACCTCCCTGGTCCATAAGTATTCTCCCAGACTGCAAAACAACAGTTTACAACACTGCCAGG GTTGGAAGTCAGATTTCACAAATGAAAATGGAATGGGCTGGAGGATTCACATGGCAATCATACAATGAGGATATAAACTCCTTGGGTGATGAATCATTTGCAACAGTAGGGTTACTGGAACAGATAAATATGACAAGGGATAACACAGACTACTTATGGTATACAACATA CGTTGATGTTGCTCAGGATGAGCAGTTTCTCAGTAATGGGAAGAATCCAATGCTAACTGTTATGTCGGCTGGTCATGCTTTGCATATTTTCGTTAATGGACAACTAACTGGTAAAACAaagggctctctctctctctctctctctctcttgatttTCATCATGCTCTCTAATTCATTGGCAGGAACTGTGTATGGAAGTGTAGATGATCCAAGATTGACATATCGTGGAAATGTGAAACTTTGGCCAGGCAGTAACACTATTTCATGCTTAAGTATAGCAGTTGGTCTCCCG AATGTGGGAGAACATTTTGAGACTTGGAATGCTGGAATTCTAGGTCCTGTGACACTCGATGGCCTAAATGAGGGAAGAAGAGATCTCACGTGGCAGAAATGGACCTATAAG GTTGGTCTGAAAGGTGAGGATTTGAGTCTTCATTCACTTAGTGGTAGCTCTTCAGTAGAGTGGGGAGAACCCATGCAGAAGCAGCCTCTGACATGGTACAAG GCTTTCTTCAATGCACCTGACGGGGATGAGCCATTAGCTTTGGATATGAGTAGCATGGGTAAAGGTCAAATCTGGATAAACGGACAAGGTATTGGAAGGTATTGGCCTGGCTACAAAGCTTCTGGAACCTGTGGAATCTGTGATTACCGTGGAGAGTATGATGAAAAGAAGTGCCAAACCAACTGTGGTGACACTTCTCAGAGATG GTACCATGTTCCACGTTCATGGCTTAATCCGACGGGGAACCTTTTGGTTATATTTGAGGAGTGGGGTGGTGATCCTACTGGAATCTCGATGGTGAAAAGAACAACAGGGAGTATCTGTGCTGATGTCTCTGAATGGCAACCATCAATGACGAACTGGCGTACAAAAGACTATGAGAAAGCCAAGATCCACCTCCAGTGTGATCATGGACGGAAGATGACTGACATAAAGTTCGCCAGCTTTGGCACACCACAGGGCTCCTGTGGGAGCTACTTTGAAGGTGGCTGTCATGCACACAAGTCATACGACATATTTTGGAAG AACTGCATTGGTCAAGAGCGCTGTGGGGTAAGCGTGGTTCCAGATGTATTTGGTGGGGATCCATGCCCTGGGACTATGAAAAGAGCCGTTGTTGAGGCTATATGCGGTTGA